Proteins encoded together in one Pseudoalteromonas xiamenensis window:
- a CDS encoding cation:proton antiporter, giving the protein MNYHALAWVGIAIFVYSLSVRQLQRAELTGPMWFVLIGISLALGFDQTLLLNQLDREIWQPLVELTLAIFLFSDAAKTRLRVLMESVHLPVLLLLVGLPLTVVFATIMAHFSLGLSWLAAALLAIIIAPTDAALCRGFITAKQVPANLREAINVESGLNDGLCVPLFLLAMSAFNNPEELSGASLLAVFVREIGIAVLVAVTFTALAIFLISKAKERHLFAQSTSPFLFVGFAITVYALTQSLHGSGFIAAFVSGLLFDKFYHDAFKDQLIEEGENIAELASVLIWILFGFVSVSTIMSLGWETIFYALCAVTLLRIIPVVLALYFSQESWKAKLTLAWFGPRGMASVVFTMMLLELEQPEVQAISQVAVCTILLSVFLHGLTTRPISLSFSNKS; this is encoded by the coding sequence TTGAATTATCACGCATTGGCATGGGTTGGAATTGCAATTTTCGTTTATTCGCTTTCCGTTCGACAGTTACAGCGGGCTGAGTTAACTGGACCAATGTGGTTTGTACTGATAGGCATAAGTTTAGCGCTCGGCTTTGATCAAACGCTTTTATTGAATCAGTTAGACCGAGAAATTTGGCAACCGCTGGTGGAATTGACGTTGGCCATTTTCCTGTTTTCAGATGCAGCCAAAACTCGCTTGCGAGTGCTAATGGAAAGCGTTCATCTACCCGTGTTATTGTTGCTTGTTGGGCTACCTTTAACGGTCGTGTTTGCAACTATCATGGCTCACTTTTCTTTGGGTTTATCGTGGCTCGCTGCAGCCCTCTTAGCCATTATTATTGCACCGACTGATGCAGCGTTGTGTCGAGGGTTTATTACCGCCAAACAAGTACCCGCCAATTTACGTGAAGCTATCAATGTGGAAAGTGGGTTGAATGATGGCTTATGTGTGCCACTTTTCCTTCTGGCAATGAGTGCATTTAATAATCCTGAAGAACTCTCCGGTGCTAGTCTATTGGCTGTGTTTGTGCGTGAAATTGGGATCGCTGTATTGGTTGCTGTGACGTTTACCGCATTAGCGATATTTCTCATTTCAAAAGCAAAAGAGCGACATCTTTTTGCTCAAAGTACGAGCCCATTTTTGTTTGTTGGATTTGCCATTACGGTATACGCCCTTACTCAAAGCCTGCATGGCAGTGGCTTTATTGCGGCGTTCGTCAGTGGCTTGTTGTTCGATAAGTTTTATCATGATGCGTTCAAAGACCAATTGATCGAAGAGGGCGAAAACATTGCAGAATTGGCGTCGGTATTAATCTGGATATTGTTTGGTTTTGTTTCAGTATCTACAATAATGAGCTTGGGCTGGGAAACGATTTTTTATGCACTTTGTGCTGTTACGTTACTCCGTATTATACCGGTTGTATTGGCCTTATATTTTAGTCAGGAAAGCTGGAAAGCAAAGCTAACACTAGCGTGGTTTGGGCCGCGAGGGATGGCGTCTGTCGTCTTTACGATGATGTTGTTGGAGCTGGAACAGCCTGAGGTACAAGCGATCTCCCAAGTTGCGGTGTGTACTATCCTGTTAAGTGTGTTTTTACATGGACTTACCACACGACCTATTTCTTTGAGTTTTTCAAATAAATCATGA